Sequence from the Janthinobacterium lividum genome:
ACCAACCTCCTGCCATTGCCCTGCCTTGCCGATTCATGCCCCTTTCCAGTGAGAACATCTTTTATGAAACCGGTTCCATTGCTTACTCAAAAAAAAGGGCAAGCGCCCTCTTCCCGTCAATCGCCGTCCTTACGCACTTCGCTACCCTGGGTAGAATTGCGCACAATCAACTTGCCTGGCAACAGCACCTCGCGCGGCGGGCACCGATCGCCCTGCAGGCGCGACAGCATGCACGTCATCGCCGAAAAGCCGATTTCATAGGTCTGCTGTTCGATCGTGCTCAGGCCAGCCAGCGGCGACCATGGCAATTCGTCAAAGCCCAGCAAACCCACGTCTTGCGGCATGCGCAATGCAAGGCGTTGCAGCATCAACGCCAGTTCCAGCGCGACCATGCCGTTCGATGCCAGGAGCGCCACGCGGCGGCCGCGCCACCGCGCCAGGCATTGCCGCACCTGCGCGTCGATGGAAGGCCGGTCGTCCAGGTCCACCGCCAGCACTTCGCCCACGCAGCCCGGATGCTCGGCCATCACGGACTGGAAACCGTCGGCGCGCATCAGGCGCGAACTGACGCCCGTCAAGGGCGGCGCGACAAAGGCGATGGCGTCGAAACCCTGCCCGATCAGATGCGCCGTGGCCAGCCGGCCCGCCTGCACATTGTCCAGGCCCACCAGGTCGAAATCGACGCCCTCGATGCGGCGGTCAACCAGCACGATGGGCATGCCCGCCTGCTGCAAGTCGGACGACTCGATATTGCGCCCCTGCGTGTTGACGATCAGCCCTTCCACGCTGTACGAGCGCAGCGCGGCAAGCGACTGGCGCTCGCGCAGTTCGTCATTGCCGGTATTACACAGAATCAAGGTATAGCCATGCTGCTGGCAAGCCGCCTCCACGCCTTGCAGCACGGCCACCGTGTAGGGATTGAGCATGTCCGCCACGACCATGCCGATCAGGCGCGTGCGTCCGCGCTTGAGGCCGCGCGCCATCTGGTTCGGCTGGTAGCCGAGGCGCGCGATGGTGCTGGTGATCTGCTGGCGGATGTTCTCGGACAGGGCATCGAGTTCGCCGCCGAGAAAGCGCGACACGCTCGTCTTCGACACGCCCGCCTCGCGCGCCACCTGGGCGATGGTCACGGGCCGGGCCGGCTCGCCGGAGACTGTTTTTTTGCTGCCGCGTACTGAATCCAAGGTTGCTCTCCACTGCCTGTTGATATGCATATTTTTATTTTGGAACCGGTTCCAAAGATAGCACCCACGAATCGATGACGCAAGCGATTTGATTGCCTGTGGCGGCGAAGGAACACGATGGGGGCATGGCTGGGAACGCGGATGAAAGGCCCCGCCCTCCCCTTGCACACGCAGGGGGCGGGCGGCGCTGCTTGAAAAACGACTTACTGGACCACGGTATAGCAAGGCACGTATGCCGTGCCCGCCAGTTTCATGCGGTGCTGCGCCACGAAGGAAGCGAGCAGCGCGTCCATCGGGCCGGCGATGGATTTGTCGCCGTGGATCTCGAAATTGCCGTGCTTTTCGATCGAGCGGATGCCGTCATCCTTGACGTTGCCCGCCACCACGCCCGAGAACGCGCGTCGCAGCTGGGCCGCCAGCAAGTGCGTGGGCTGGTTCTTGTGCAGGCTCAGGTTGCGCATGTTTTCATGCGTGGGCTGGAACGGCTTCTGGAATTCGTGGTCGATCTTCAGCAGCCAATTGAAGTAATACGCGTCGCTGTGCGCCTTGCGGAATTCGCGCACCTGGCGTATGCCTTCGAGCATTTCGCGCGCCACCAGTTCCGGGTCGTCGATGATGATCTTGTAGCGCTGCTGCGCTTCCGGGCCCAGGGTGTCGCTGATGAACTGGTTGATCTGCACGAAGTACTCGCGCGAGGTTTCCGGGCCCGTGAAGATCAGCGGGAAAGGAATCTCGGCATTGTCCGGGTGCAGCAGGATGCCGAGGATATACAAAATCTCTTCGGCCGTGCCGGCGCCGCCGGGGAACACGACGATGCCGTGGCCCGCGCGCACGAACGCTTCCAGGCGCTTCTCGATGTCCGGCATGATGACGAGGTCATTGACGATGGGGTTCGGCGATTCGGCCGCGATGATGCCCGGCTCGGTGATGCCAAGGTAACGGCCATTGTGCAGGCGCTGCTTGGCGTGGCCGATGGTGGCGCCCTTCATGGGGCCCTTCATGGCGCCGGGGCCGCAACCGGTGCAGATATCGAGGCCGCGCAAGCCCAGCTGGTAGCCCACTTCCTTCGAATAATTGTATTCGGCGCGGTTGATCGAGTGGCCGCCCCAGCACACGACCAGGTTTGGGTTGAGCTGGGTTTGCAGCACGTTGGCATTGCGCAGGATGTGGAAGACGGCGTCCGTCACGCCTTCTGTGCTCTGCAAGTCGAATTTCGGGTTGCCCGTCACTTCATCGCTGACGAAGATGATGTCGCGCAGCACGGCAAACAGGTGCTCGTGGATGCCCTTGATCATCTTGCCGTCGACAAAGGCGATGGCCGGCGCGCCCTTGATGTCGAGCTTGATGCCGCGCTCGCGCTGGATGATGGAGATTTCAAACGACTGGTAGCGCTCCAGCAGGGCGCGGCCATCGTCGATGGTGCTGCCGCAATTGAGCACTGCCAGCGCGCAGCGGCGGAAAGTGTTGTACAGGCCGCCCTGGCTGGTGTCGAGCAGTTTGTTGACTTCAGTCTTGGAGAGCACGTCCAGGCGGCCTTCCGGTGAAACCAGAGTATCGATAACGTCGTGTTCCATAATGCGAAAAATCCCTTTAAAAATCGATGCTCGAAGGTCTTGCAGCCTTAATATACGACAAGTCAGGCAAGTTGTGCTGTGCCGCCGCAAAATCGCCCGGGCCGCCCTTGCCTGCAAACCGGTTTGACTAATATGAAACAGTCATTCTTGCTAATGCGAATCGAAATCTTCGCTCAGCGCAATTTGTAGATTAGAATGCCAGCCTATTGGAATTCCCGTGCGTGAGGTTCTTCATGAGAGTCCCCGCCGCCCGCAGGCTTCCATAAGTTCGTTGTATCGATTGACTATAATAATTTTTCAGGAGGAACCGCATGAGCGGTGCGACTACGCCCAACAAGGAAGCCGTTATTCCCGAGTTCAAGCAGATTATGGGCCATCCAAGCCCATTGTGGATGTTGTTCATGACTGAATTCTGGGAACGCTTCGCGTTCTACGGAGTTCGCTGGGCGCTGGTACTGTACATCGTTGCCCAGTTCCACGGCGGCGACGGTTCGGGACAGGCTGCGGCCAACCTTACCTATGGTTCCTTCCTCGCGCTGGTGTACGCCGGCGCCCTGTTCGGCGGCTACATCGCCGACCGGGTCATCGGTTACCAGCGCTCCATCCTGCTGGGCGCCGTCTTCATGGCTGCCGGCCTGTTCTGCATCTCGGTACCGAACCAGGACATCTTCAACCTGGGCCTGGCCACCATGATCGTCGGTAACGGCATGTTCAAGCCAAACATCTCGACCATGGTCGGCAAGCTGTACACGACAGCCGATCCGCGCCGCGACAGTGGCTTCACGATCTTCTACATGGGTATCAACATGGGCGCCATGGTTGCCCCTGTCTTCACCCAGTGGCTGGCCGAGTCGATCTTCGGCACCAGCGCCATGCCTTCGTACAAGATGGTCTTCATGGCGTCCGGTTTCGGCATGCTGATCAGCCTGGTATGGTTCGCCATCGGCCGCCGCGCCCTGAAGGGCATCGGCGCTCCGGAAGCCGGCGCAGGCAACCCGATGCGCGTCATCTGGGTGGCCGTCGGCTCCCTGTGCGTGATCCCGCTCGTGTACTTCCTGCTGACCGTCGGCGCTGAAAAGCTGCAAATCGTCCTGACCGCGCTGTTCATCGGCCTGGCCGTGATGCTGATGATCGAAGGCATACGCAACGGTAAAGTTGCGCGTGACCGCGTTATCGCCATGCTGCTGATCTTTGTCTTCAACATCCTGTTCTGGATGTTCTTCGAACAGGCAGGCAGCTCGTTTACCTTCCTGGCTGACAAGATCGTCAACCGCGACCTGGGCTTCTGGATCTTCCCGACCGCCTACTTCCAGACCGTCAACTCGGTCGCCATCATCGTCTTCGCGCCGATCATCGCCGCCGTCTGGGTCTTCCTGGCGCGCCACAACGTCAATCCTTCGATCCCGCGCAAATTCGGCCTGGGCTTGCTGGGCAATGCCCTGGCCTTCGGTTTGCTGATCTTCGCTCTGTCGAGCCTGGTTGGCGCCGATAACAAGATCCCGTTCTGGACGCTGGCCACCGTGTACGTGCTGCAATCGATCGGCGAGCTGTGCCTGTCGCCTATCGGCCTGTCGATGGTCACCAAGCTGGCGCCAGTGCGCCTGGTCGGCCTGGGCATGGGCGGCTGGTTCCTGTCGACCGGTATCGGCAACAACCTGTCGGGCATCTTCGCCAGCCACGTCAGCGGCGAAAGCGGCATGTCGGTGCAATCGGCACTGTCCGGCTACACCTTCGGCTTCTGGTCCCTGCTGGGCGCCGGCGTCGTGCTGTTCCTGATCGCACCGCTGATCAACAAACTGATGCACGGCGTGAAGTAAGTTTTCTGCCATAGCTGACAACGGCGGCCTGCGGGCCGCCGTTTTTCATTCCGGCGCCGTTTTTCCCATTGCCTGGCGGTACAATACCGCCAGGGCCAGCGGCCATCCACCCACATTACTGAAAAATCCCATGTCCAGCATCTCCACCACCTCGCCCCTCTCCGACGACGAATACGCCGAACTCGACACCCTGCTGGCCGCGCCTGCGCTGGCCGGTCGTGCCATGGACGTGTCGATGCTGGAAGGTTTTCTCACGGCCGTCGCCCTGAGCCCGAAACAGATCACGCCGGAACAATGGCTGCCCTGGGTCTGGGACAAGGCTGCCGGCAGCGCCTTGCCGGCACAGGACGAAGCCAGCGAACGGGCGGCCAGCCTGGCGCAGCGCCACCATGCCTACATGGTCGAATGGCTGGCGAAAGACCCGGACAGTTTCGAGCCCATCTACGTATGCGGCCCCGAATGGAGCGTGCCCGCCTGGTGCGCCGGTTTTGTCCTAGGCAGCAGCCTGGACAAGCCCCAGTGGGCGGCCCTGGCCGTCAGCCACCCGCAATACCTGGCGCCGTTCCAGCACCTGGCCACGGCCGGCGAACTCGATGACGATGCGGCCGAAACGGCCATGGATGGCGTGATTCCTTCCGTGATCGCCATCAACGCGGCCTGGGCGCGCCAGCGCCACCTGAAAAGCCAGGCCCAAAGCCAGCCCGGCGCCACCGTGCTGCGCGAAGTGCCGAAGACGGGCCGCAACGACCCGTGCCACTGCGGCAGCGGCAAGAAATACAAAAAATGCTGCGCCGACGCCGATAGCGCGGCCAGCCAAGGCTAAGGCGACGCCAGCTTGCGCCAGCTGCTGACGGCCATCCTGCGCTTCCTGCTGCGCCACGCGCTGCAGTTCGCCCTGTTCATCGTCATCCTGCTGGCCGGACGCTTGCTGCTGGCCGAATGGCGCGCCTACAGCGCCAGCAGCGAGACCATCGCCGCGCTCAGGCTGGCCGCCGACGGCGCCGACAAGCATGGCGCTGGCCTGGCCGCTGCGGCCACGGCGCGCGTCAACGCCCTGCAAAAAACCTCACACACGGCCATCACGGCCCGCCTGGCGCAAGTCCAGGCGCAATTGGCGGCCTTGCGCGCGCGGCAGCAGCCATCGCTATTTACCCTTCCCCTGCCCGATACGAACACCCTGGCCCTGCACGCGCAGGAGGAAGCCGCGCGCCGCGTGGAAATCGAAGTGCTGGTACAGGAAGCCCGTTATCTGACCGCCCTGCAAGCGGCCCTGAGCGGCGAAGATGCGCGGCACACGCTGGCGCGTCTGCACGCGGAACACGTGAGCGCGTATGCGGCGCTGCAGCACAACCTGCGCCAGCGCCGGGAACTGGAAGCGCGGCACCCCGTGGCGGCCCGCCTGCCCGGCAGCGACGCTTACGCGCAGCTGTCGCTGCTTGAAGCGCAAGGCCAGCGCCTGCGCGAGATCAATCTGCAAGCCTACCAGGCCTGGGCAGCGCAGGGCGCGCGCACCGGCAACGCCACGACCGCCGCCCGCCCCGCCCCATTTGCCATCGACGAGCCAGCGCTGGCCGGCGCGCTGGCGCCCGTGCAAAAGGCCATCGCGGCGGGCGAAGGACAACTGGCGCGCAACTGGATCGCCCGCTGGCGCGCCCCCGTCTTGGACGTGGCGCCCACGGCCGCCCTGCTGGTGCTGTCGGCCATCCTGCTGCCCGTCGCCATCAAGGCTTTCTTTTACTTCGTGCTGGCGCCTGTCGCTTCCCGTTTGCCGCCGCTGTCGATCGCGCGCGAACTGCAGCTGAATGGCAGCTCCCTGCCCCTGCCGCCGCATGGCGAATCGCGCATCTCCGCCGTGTCGCAGGCATTACAGCTAAAACCTGGGCAGCAGATGCTGATCCATCCCGAATACCTGCAATCGTCGCCCGTCAGCAGCACCAAGCGCACACAGTGGCTGCTGGACTGGCGCTTCCCGTTCACCAGCCTGGCCGCCGGCATGGTGGCGCTGACGCGGCTGGAAAGCGAAACGACGGCATCCGTGACGATTTCCGCCAGCGACGACCCGCTGCTGGAAGTGGCCGTCGTCCACCTGCCTGCCGGCAGCGCTCTCGTGTTCCAGCCACGGGGACTGGTCGGTTTGATCACCGATGCGGGCCAGCCTTTGGCGATCAGCAGCCACTGGCGCCTGGGCAGTCTGCACGCCTGGCTCACCCTGCAGCTGCGCTTCATCGTCTTTCGCGGCCCCGTCACCCTGATCGTGCGCGGCTGCCGCGGCGTGCGCCTGGAACGGGCCGGCCAGGGCCGCTCCATCAGCCAGTCCGCCACCCTGGGTTTTACCACCGACGTGCTGTATTCGACCCTGCGCAGCGAAACCTTCATCCCCTACCTGCGCGGCCAGCAAGCGTTGCTCAACGACCGCTTCGACGGCGACAACGGCGTCTACCTGTACGAAGAAACCCCGCGCCACGGCAAGCAGCCGGGCAAGGTGGGCAGCTGGTTCGAGGGTTTTACGGACGCCATATTGAAAGTGTTCGGCATCTAGCCGAGGAAACCATATGAACGACTTCCTGTTTGCCGATTTTCTCGAGGACCAGGCCGCGTATGCGGCGGCAGAGGCCTGGTGGCAGGCACGCCTGGCCTTCCTCGACGGGCAGTGCACGGCTTATCTGCGCACCGCGTTTGCCAATGGCCAGCCGTTCCATGACGGCAATCCCATCGTCAACCTGGCGGACAGGAACGCCGGCAAGGCGGCGCGCATCGTGCAGCAATGCCCGCATGAATGCGGCCACGGCTACACGAGCTTCGAGCAAGCCATCGAGCTGGCCGGCAGCGATGGGCACCGCCCGGCGCAGGAAAAGATCATCGTGCTGACCTTGACGCGGGAGACGGCGCAGCGCGCCGAAGATGAATTGCGGGCCTGGTTTGCGCCAGCGTAGGACTGACGGCTACGCCGC
This genomic interval carries:
- a CDS encoding LacI family DNA-binding transcriptional regulator; amino-acid sequence: MDSVRGSKKTVSGEPARPVTIAQVAREAGVSKTSVSRFLGGELDALSENIRQQITSTIARLGYQPNQMARGLKRGRTRLIGMVVADMLNPYTVAVLQGVEAACQQHGYTLILCNTGNDELRERQSLAALRSYSVEGLIVNTQGRNIESSDLQQAGMPIVLVDRRIEGVDFDLVGLDNVQAGRLATAHLIGQGFDAIAFVAPPLTGVSSRLMRADGFQSVMAEHPGCVGEVLAVDLDDRPSIDAQVRQCLARWRGRRVALLASNGMVALELALMLQRLALRMPQDVGLLGFDELPWSPLAGLSTIEQQTYEIGFSAMTCMLSRLQGDRCPPREVLLPGKLIVRNSTQGSEVRKDGD
- the ppnN gene encoding nucleotide 5'-monophosphate nucleosidase PpnN — translated: MEHDVIDTLVSPEGRLDVLSKTEVNKLLDTSQGGLYNTFRRCALAVLNCGSTIDDGRALLERYQSFEISIIQRERGIKLDIKGAPAIAFVDGKMIKGIHEHLFAVLRDIIFVSDEVTGNPKFDLQSTEGVTDAVFHILRNANVLQTQLNPNLVVCWGGHSINRAEYNYSKEVGYQLGLRGLDICTGCGPGAMKGPMKGATIGHAKQRLHNGRYLGITEPGIIAAESPNPIVNDLVIMPDIEKRLEAFVRAGHGIVVFPGGAGTAEEILYILGILLHPDNAEIPFPLIFTGPETSREYFVQINQFISDTLGPEAQQRYKIIIDDPELVAREMLEGIRQVREFRKAHSDAYYFNWLLKIDHEFQKPFQPTHENMRNLSLHKNQPTHLLAAQLRRAFSGVVAGNVKDDGIRSIEKHGNFEIHGDKSIAGPMDALLASFVAQHRMKLAGTAYVPCYTVVQ
- a CDS encoding UPF0149 family protein; the protein is MSSISTTSPLSDDEYAELDTLLAAPALAGRAMDVSMLEGFLTAVALSPKQITPEQWLPWVWDKAAGSALPAQDEASERAASLAQRHHAYMVEWLAKDPDSFEPIYVCGPEWSVPAWCAGFVLGSSLDKPQWAALAVSHPQYLAPFQHLATAGELDDDAAETAMDGVIPSVIAINAAWARQRHLKSQAQSQPGATVLREVPKTGRNDPCHCGSGKKYKKCCADADSAASQG